One Azospirillum sp. TSA2s genomic region harbors:
- a CDS encoding biotin transporter BioY has product MIRPSILSEATGRPVSRATIIPAGAAVLLGMCLITLSAKIQVPFWPTPMTLHTLAVMAIAVAAGPRLATATLFAYLAAGAAGLPVFSGTPERGIGLAYMAGPTGGYLVGYLAAGWITGTLAQGRGTFGKVGAMLAGLAAVYALGLAWLALFVPADRLLDLGFTPFILGDLTKIAVVAAGAALLPARFLPGGRREGAG; this is encoded by the coding sequence ATGATCCGTCCATCGATCCTCAGCGAAGCAACCGGTCGCCCGGTCTCCAGGGCAACGATCATTCCCGCAGGCGCCGCCGTTCTGCTCGGCATGTGCCTGATCACGCTGTCGGCAAAGATCCAGGTGCCCTTCTGGCCGACGCCGATGACTTTGCACACGCTGGCCGTCATGGCGATTGCCGTGGCCGCCGGTCCGCGACTTGCCACCGCTACCCTCTTCGCCTATCTGGCCGCCGGGGCGGCCGGACTGCCCGTCTTCTCCGGCACGCCGGAACGCGGGATCGGGCTCGCCTATATGGCGGGACCGACCGGCGGATATCTGGTGGGCTATCTCGCTGCGGGCTGGATCACCGGCACGCTGGCGCAAGGCCGCGGAACCTTCGGCAAGGTCGGGGCGATGTTGGCCGGACTGGCCGCGGTCTATGCGCTGGGCCTCGCATGGCTGGCCCTCTTCGTTCCAGCCGACCGCCTCCTCGACCTCGGCTTCACCCCCTTCATCCTGGGCGACCTGACGAAGATCGCGGTGGTCGCCGCCGGCGCGGCCCTACTGCCGGCCCGCTTCCTGCCCGGTGGTCGTCGGGAGGGGGCCGGCTGA
- a CDS encoding GntR family transcriptional regulator encodes MAVRISRVLAERIIAGTIAPGSRLRQDHIAEEFGASHVPVREAFRRLEAQGLVVSEPRRGVRVASFTLAEVKEVAEMRAALEVLALRHAAPNLTAAILDEAEDATGAVDSSRDVRSWEEANRRFHRLLLAPCNMPRLLATIDDLHAASARFLFATWRSEWEARTDHDHRAILGALRRGQVDAACATLARHVQWIGHRPVPVSGGKLRDSFAIVG; translated from the coding sequence TTGGCGGTCCGCATCAGCCGGGTATTGGCGGAGCGGATTATCGCCGGCACCATCGCCCCGGGTTCCCGGCTTCGCCAGGACCACATCGCCGAGGAATTCGGGGCAAGCCATGTCCCGGTGCGGGAGGCGTTCCGCCGGCTGGAAGCGCAGGGGCTGGTGGTCAGCGAACCGCGCCGCGGCGTGCGGGTCGCCTCCTTCACCCTGGCCGAGGTGAAGGAAGTGGCGGAGATGCGGGCGGCGCTGGAGGTCCTGGCCTTGCGCCATGCGGCGCCCAACCTGACCGCCGCCATCCTTGACGAGGCGGAGGACGCGACCGGAGCGGTCGATTCCTCCCGCGACGTCCGCAGTTGGGAGGAAGCCAACCGGCGCTTCCACCGGCTGCTGCTGGCGCCCTGCAACATGCCGCGGCTGCTGGCGACCATCGACGATCTGCATGCGGCCAGCGCCCGCTTCCTGTTCGCCACCTGGCGGTCGGAATGGGAGGCGCGCACCGACCACGACCATCGCGCGATCCTCGGCGCACTGCGGCGGGGGCAGGTGGATGCCGCCTGCGCCACCCTTGCGCGCCATGTCCAATGGATCGGCCACCGCCCGGTTCCGGTTTCCGGTGGCAAGCTCCGGGACAGCTTCGCCATCGTTGGCTGA
- the lipA gene encoding lipoyl synthase codes for MALPAMHKPRPEHRAEKPAWLRARAPGGAAFEDTQSLVRRHGLNTVCEEAACPNIGECWSKRHATVMILGSVCTRACAFCNVATGRPDALDPHEPDRLAEAVGELGLAHVVITSVDRDDLPDGGAAHFARCIRRLRETAPATTVEVLTPDFRNKTGAVETVADARPDVYNHNLETVPRLYADVRPGARYYGSLRLLERVKERDPSIFTKSGIMVGLGEEPAEVLQVMDDLRAAGADFLTIGQYLRPTPNHHPVARHVTPEEFERYGTVARAKGFLMVSATPLTRSSHHAGRDFEELRRRARASAMGAAAPQ; via the coding sequence ATGGCCCTGCCCGCGATGCACAAGCCCCGCCCGGAGCATCGGGCCGAGAAGCCGGCCTGGCTCCGCGCCCGTGCCCCCGGCGGGGCGGCGTTCGAGGACACGCAGTCGCTCGTCCGCCGCCACGGCCTGAACACGGTCTGCGAGGAGGCCGCCTGCCCCAACATCGGCGAGTGCTGGAGCAAGCGACACGCCACGGTGATGATCCTGGGCAGCGTGTGCACGCGGGCCTGCGCCTTCTGCAACGTCGCCACCGGCCGGCCGGACGCGCTCGATCCCCACGAGCCGGACCGGCTGGCCGAGGCGGTGGGCGAACTGGGCCTCGCCCATGTCGTCATCACCTCGGTCGACCGCGACGATCTGCCCGACGGCGGTGCCGCTCATTTCGCCCGCTGCATCCGCCGCCTGCGTGAGACCGCGCCAGCCACGACGGTGGAGGTGCTGACCCCCGACTTCCGCAACAAGACGGGGGCGGTGGAAACGGTGGCGGACGCCCGGCCCGACGTCTACAACCACAATCTGGAAACCGTGCCGCGGCTCTATGCCGATGTGCGGCCGGGGGCACGCTATTACGGCTCGCTCCGCCTGCTGGAGCGGGTGAAGGAGCGCGATCCGTCGATCTTCACCAAGTCCGGCATCATGGTCGGGCTGGGCGAGGAGCCGGCGGAGGTGTTGCAGGTGATGGACGACTTGCGGGCGGCGGGCGCCGATTTCCTGACCATCGGCCAGTATCTCCGCCCCACCCCCAACCACCACCCGGTCGCCCGCCACGTTACGCCCGAGGAGTTCGAGCGCTACGGCACGGTGGCACGGGCCAAGGGCTTCCTGATGGTGTCGGCGACGCCGCTGACCCGCTCCTCCCACCACGCCGGGCGTGACTTCGAGGAGTTGCGGCGGCGGGCACGGGCGTCGGCAATGGGAGCCGCCGCACCCCAGTGA